From a single Longimicrobiaceae bacterium genomic region:
- a CDS encoding D-aminoacylase, which yields MPRIRTLAAALPLAALAACAANPRAGTSTDPTYDLLIRGGRIVDGTGSPWYRGDVAVSGDRIVAVGLLPGARARDTIDATGLVVAPGFIDMLGHSEYPLLRDGRAISKITQGITSEITGEVTSVVPVNENTLRELGPASRERVTWRDLDGYFQALEAARPAINLGTFVTVGSVRRAVMGDVDRAPTAEELERMKEHVAAAMRQGAMGLSSGLIYAPASFASREEITELARVAARHGGGYASHIRSEGDRLVEAIEEAIAIGEGAGTWVQVHHLKASGRPNWGKMPQAVAAIEAARARGVDVTADQYPYPASGTGLDAILPNWAHAGGTDSLLARLRDPETRARLRAELTGEGEGGSDWRIGTSAGGPSGVMIAGTAADSLKKYQGMRLDEVARARGQEVVDALFDLLLADRASTSAIYFSMSEEDIEYAMKQPWVSVGIDAGARAADSTISGKPHPRAYGSFPRILCRYVRERKVITLEDAIRKFTALPAARVGLDERGVVKAGMYADLTLFDPETVCDRATFEDPVQTPVGIRHVIVNGTPVVRNGEVTGARPGRALRRAH from the coding sequence CCTGGTACCGCGGCGACGTGGCGGTCAGCGGGGACCGCATCGTCGCGGTGGGGCTCCTTCCGGGGGCGCGGGCGCGCGACACCATCGACGCCACGGGGCTGGTGGTCGCGCCGGGGTTCATCGACATGCTGGGGCACTCCGAGTACCCCCTGCTCCGGGACGGGCGGGCCATCTCCAAGATCACGCAGGGGATCACCTCCGAGATCACGGGCGAGGTCACCAGCGTCGTCCCCGTCAACGAGAACACGCTCCGCGAGCTGGGGCCGGCGTCGCGCGAGCGGGTCACCTGGCGCGACCTCGACGGGTACTTCCAGGCGCTGGAGGCGGCGCGCCCCGCCATCAACCTGGGGACCTTCGTGACGGTGGGCTCGGTCCGCCGGGCGGTCATGGGGGACGTGGACCGCGCCCCCACGGCGGAGGAGCTGGAGCGGATGAAGGAGCACGTCGCCGCGGCCATGCGGCAGGGTGCGATGGGGCTCTCCAGCGGGCTCATCTACGCGCCGGCCTCCTTCGCCTCGCGCGAGGAGATCACGGAGCTGGCGAGGGTGGCGGCGCGCCACGGGGGCGGGTACGCCTCGCACATCCGCTCCGAGGGCGACCGGCTGGTGGAGGCCATCGAGGAGGCCATCGCCATCGGCGAGGGGGCGGGCACCTGGGTGCAGGTGCACCACCTCAAGGCCTCCGGCCGCCCCAACTGGGGGAAGATGCCGCAGGCGGTGGCGGCCATCGAGGCGGCCCGGGCGCGCGGGGTGGACGTGACCGCGGACCAGTACCCGTACCCCGCCTCCGGCACCGGGCTGGACGCCATCCTCCCCAACTGGGCCCACGCGGGCGGCACGGACTCGCTCCTGGCGCGCCTCCGCGACCCGGAGACGCGCGCCCGGCTGCGCGCCGAGCTGACCGGCGAGGGGGAGGGCGGCTCCGACTGGCGCATCGGCACCTCGGCCGGGGGGCCCAGCGGCGTGATGATCGCCGGGACCGCGGCGGACTCGCTCAAGAAGTACCAGGGGATGCGGCTGGACGAGGTGGCCCGCGCGCGGGGGCAGGAAGTGGTGGACGCGCTCTTCGACCTGCTCCTCGCCGACCGGGCCTCCACCTCGGCCATCTACTTCTCCATGTCGGAGGAGGACATCGAGTACGCGATGAAGCAGCCGTGGGTGAGCGTGGGGATCGACGCCGGGGCGCGCGCGGCGGACTCCACCATCAGCGGGAAGCCGCACCCGCGCGCGTACGGCTCGTTCCCGCGGATCCTCTGCCGCTACGTGCGCGAGCGGAAGGTGATCACCCTGGAGGACGCGATTCGCAAGTTCACGGCGCTCCCCGCCGCGCGGGTGGGGCTGGACGAGCGCGGGGTGGTGAAGGCGGGGATGTACGCGGACCTGACCCTCTTCGACCCGGAGACGGTCTGCGACCGCGCCACCTTCGAGGACCCGGTGCAGACGCCGGTGGGCATCCGCCACGTGATCGTCAACGGCACCCCGGTGGTGCGGAACGGGGAGGTCACGGGGGCGCGGCCGGGGCGGGCGCTCCGGCGGGCACACTGA